Proteins from a genomic interval of Diospyros lotus cultivar Yz01 chromosome 6, ASM1463336v1, whole genome shotgun sequence:
- the LOC127804661 gene encoding proline-rich receptor-like protein kinase PERK7, with product MDSVTAASPESDPNSTTTPSPPPPSTSDSPPPTSSPPPESSPPPPPPAGSKSPPPPKDSPSPPPPAESQPSPPPPANSEGLPPPPPDDSDPDGAAASPPPPSESGSRSPRTPALNHAPAPRSHGKTPPSLDGPSPPHSSSSKSSHSSSTSSSDSKSSSSSSSTWSSSVDSTAVIIGVAVAGVLVLALVIIFLICFSRKKRKEHYYMDPPRGHEGEYYNGLTPWSNSPHPGEHVVKLPPPPGLMGTPQGGHGGWGTPMQPQPASGSEYSSSGQHYMGMPPPSPGLGMSQSSFTYDELAAATSGFSQANVLGQGGFGYVHKGVLPNGKEVAVKSLKMGSGQGEREFQAEVEIISRVHHRHLVSLVGYCISDGQRMLVYEFVPNKTMEFHLHGKGQPIMLWSTRMRIALGSAKGLGYLHEDCHPRIIHRDIKAANILLDNNFEAMVADFGLAKLSSDNYTHVSTRVMGTFGYLAPEYASSGKLTEKSDVFSFGVMLLELITGRRPVDPSNMMEDSLVDWARPLMQRAIDEGNYEELVDPRLENNYDPHEMRRLVACAAASIRHSARRRPKMSQIVRALEGDSSLEDLNDGKAGQSSANSTQSYPTTETSIYDTGAYNADMMKFRQMVMSDQDYTSSEYGATSEYGLNPSSSSSDSREMDHSGMQQKQKQKP from the exons ATGGACTCCGTGACTGCTGCGTCCCCGGAATCGGATCCTAATTCAACTACCACGCCATCGCCGCCGCCTCCTTCCACATCCGACTCTCCCCCACCGACCTCATCTCCTCCGCCGGAATCTTCTCCTCCTCCGCCGCCTCCAGCCGGGAGCAAATCCCCACCGCCTCCAAAGGACTCTCCTTCGCCACCCCCACCCGCCGAGTCACAACCGTCGCCACCGCCGCCGGCCAATTCAGAAGGCTTGCCACCGCCTCCGCCTGATGATTCAGATCCGGACGGCGCCGCCGCTTCCCCACCGCCGCCTTCTGAAAGCGGTTCCCGCAGCCCCAGGACACCAGCATTGAATCATGCACCCGCCCCGCGGTCTCACGGTAAAACGCCGCCGTCTCTAGACGGGCCTTCGCCTCCACATTCATCATCAAGCAAGTCATCTCACTCTTCATCCACATCGTCTAGTGACTCTAAATCATCGTCCTCATCTTCGTCGACGTGGTCTTCTTCCGTGGATAGTACCGCTGTTATTATAGGCGTGGCCGTCGCCGGTGTTCTGGTTCTTGCTCTGgtcattattttcttaatatgtttctcgaggaagaagaggaaggagcaCTATTACATGGATCCTCCCCGAGGACATGAAG GCGAGTACTACAACGGCTTAACGCCCTGGAGCAACAGTCCCCATCCTGGAGAGCACGTGGTCAAGCTTCCTCCGCCGCCAGGTCTAATGGGAACACCGCAAGGCGGACACGGCGGCTGGGGGACACCGATGCAGCCGCAGCCTGCGTCGGGCAGCGAATACAGCAGTTCTGGGCAGCACTACATGGGCATGCCACCCCCATCGCCGGGCCTCGGCATGAGCCAGAGCAGCTTCACCTACGACGAGCTAGCGGCGGCGACGAGCGGCTTCTCGCAGGCGAATGTGCTGGGGCAAGGCGGGTTTGGGTACGTGCACAAGGGCGTGTTGCCAAATGGAAAGGAGGTGGCCGTGAAGAGCCTGAAGATGGGAAGCGGGCAAGGCGAGAGGGAGTTTCAAGCCGAGGTTGAAATCATTAGCCGCGTCCATCATCGCCATCTTGTGTCGCTCGTGGGATACTGCATTTCTGATGGCCAGAGGATGTTGGTCTATGAATTTGTTCCCAACAAAACCATGGAGTTTCATCTTCATG GAAAAGGCCAGCCAATCATGTTGTGGTCAACTAGGATGCGCATTGCTTTGGGATCTGCCAAAGGGCTTGGCTACCTTCACGAAGACT GCCATCCACGGATTATCCATCGTGACATCAAGGCTGCCAACATTCTCCTGGATAATAACTTTGAAGCCATG GTGGCAGATTTTGGATTGGCCAAACTCTCTTCTGATAATTACACTCATGTTTCCACACGTGTGATGGGGACCTTTGG GTATTTGGCTCCGGAATATGCATCAAGCGGCAAGCTGACGGAGAAATCCGATGTTTTCTCGTTCGGAGTCATGCTCTTGGAACTCATAACCGGGCGGCGACCAGTGGATCCTAGTAATATGATGGAGGACAGCTTAGTGGACTGG GCAAGGCCACTGATGCAACGAGCAATAGATGAGGGCAACTACGAGGAGCTGGTGGATCCCCGCCTAGAGAACAACTACGACCCCCACGAGATGCGGCGCTTGGTGGCCTGCGCCGCCGCTAGCATCCGTCATTCTGCTAGAAGACGCCCCAAGATGAGCCAG ATTGTACGTGCGTTAGAGGGAGACTCATCGCTGGAAGACCTGAATGACGGGAAGGCAGGGCAAAGCTCGGCCAACAGCACGCAGTCGTACCCGACAACGGAGACATCGATATACGACACGGGAGCCTACAACGCGGACATGATGAAGTTCAGACAGATGGTGATGTCGGACCAGGACTATACCAGCAGCGAGTACGGCGCCACCAGCGAGTATGGCCTCAATCCGTCCTCTTCCAGCAGT